In Terriglobales bacterium, the genomic window CGACGAAGCCGACAGCGCCTATCGCGCCCAGCAGTGGGAAAAGGCGGCCTCGGCCTACCAGAAGATCACCGCCGCCGAACCGCAGAACGGGCTGGCCTGGTTCCGCCTGGGCACCGCACAAATCCATCTCGGGCATTACGCGGATGCGGCGGCGGCGTTCGAACGGGCCGAGTCGCTGAAGTTCGCGCCGCTGTACACTCCCTACAATCTGGCTGCAGCCTACGCGCGG contains:
- a CDS encoding tetratricopeptide repeat protein; the protein is MRQLAQLFLVLFSLGATAFAQTADEADSAYRAQQWEKAASAYQKITAAEPQNGLAWFRLGTAQIHLGHYADAAAAFERAESLKFAPLYTPYNLAAAYARMGNKEKALAALGIAADRGFQQPDLLEKDDDFASLRDDAGYQQALAR